The DNA segment AAGTGATCTttagaaaattgtgaaaaataagcATACTGACctacatattttgtttgattaTATGATTGAAAACTGGTAGATCTACAACCatgaaatgtttcattaaaatataccgTATGTCATTAAAATTTGATTTCCCATAGAACAGACTGTAGGACTATTATTTTCAAATCGCACTAAAATCAAGCACGTCAAGATCATATCGTTTTTATTGGCTGAAATTCCTTCAGATTCAACGGTGCTttataaaaatacagtttaataaaattctacattgttgaACGATGTTTGTTTCATACGTGCAGAACTGCAGAACTGCCTAAAAGTAATTTGTTACAAACCTGTTGCGTGCTTTCAAACATTGCTTTGCTCAGCCAAATtgatatttaaatacatttcgtttAGGTCAAAACATGTAACGTTGCCTATGCTATATAAGAACAATTTTTGTTTCGATAAATTctcacatttttacaaaatttgaacacTAGCATATGTAACCACATATACCTATTAAACGATTTGTTTTCAATTAACTTCAAGTTATAGATGATAAACATTTTCAAGCGCAAATATTTTCTGATAAAGAACGCAGGAAATAGAAGTCGAACTGATTTATATCCAATTTAATAACAGCTTTGCAGAGGATAGGATTATAGATAATACAAGTATTATGATGGTACTTACAAACTTTTGGAGTTAATGAGTCATTTACGTCTTATtcttattagacatttacggattaagtctacgtggactgtgaacacctaagacgatcgatttttcaaggggacagtctcaacatgataattttaatttatgtttggtaggaaaaaatttcctataatgatggtaaggtctggcttaatatgtcactgcacaggataatatttggatttgtctgtccgtccgtctgttcgccagagaaatgttttgttatacatatcgcaaaaagtatttgatctagcgtcataacactttcctgaaatgttcttcaatatcaAAAGTTGctcatctgcgacaaagttgaaaagatgagctagtctgatcgcaatgtatccgtattccatcgtcgtcgtcgtccaacatgaaaaaatctaaactgggtcagttgggatcaaaatgtaggtcagcaggtaaaacaatgtgaaaactgtagaaaacgtaatatcttgcgtctccattcctttgttgttattatacgcccgaagggacgtattttgggataccacaggtgttcatctggctgtctgtctgtccgtctgtccgttaacaatatcgtgtcgactccgctccttgaaggattttaaacaaacttgaaacacatgttatccacatcaagaggacgtgcagagcgcctgtatcaggtgtcttgctttaaggtcaaggtcgcacttaggggtcaaggtcatatgactttgtttcgtgtccgctctgtaactcttgatctgtatgagggattttaaagaaacattgcacaaatgtccaccacatcgagtcgacgtgcagagcgcatgttttggatagcTAGATACAAGGCcaatgtcacactaaggggtcaaaggtcatataactttgtttggagtgcgatgtgtaactgttgaactgcttgaaggattttacagaaacttggcacaaatgttttccacattgagacgacgtgcagagcgcatggtcaaggtcacacttaggggtcataggtcacatgactttgttttgtgtttatgttgctttgcattgagGTGCTCTTAATTTTATTTGGCAaatccattttttgttcacttacaatatttttttattgaattacttccctatcatgttactataaataggttattttgtaacattttattactggccgtagggaaaaaaaacgataccacttttctgtggtacaacatggatggtacctgcaaagttaaggtgtatttgatatatctgtacctggtaatgattttagtggactTAAGAGTTTTTCggagaatttcttccctttgttgtcctttacgtttgggcttcaacagtaaagttccttcaattttgctcccatcccctgatataatccttcgggcgtatattgccccgctttgcggagcacttgttatttctgtattagcgTTAAAGACGTTGTAtttgtataactttattgttttaatttgtcagtagtggatggacgaagagatggacagcttttttaattagataaatgaacggaagataggaaaataatcaaaataaaaaaatcttcccatttatactgtattatggcataaacatgaatgaaatgaaattcatttcttgttgacagttATCAGTTTATAAAATCAATCCGACATGTTTTCTTCTATACACAAGGAACGCACAGACATGTACGGTTCTTGAAAGTCGTTGTCGTGAGTGCCTCCATACAGAGCTTACGCTCTTGTAACACTTCAATTCTGCGATTGAATGTTCTACAGTTATTCtgtaatgacatatatatttgttcaattaagtacatttaattaaaaaggggcataattctatcaaaattaaatcagagttatgcggatagtttctcctggtgaagcctatgatggtaaataactattttaagtttcaagtcaatagcttcgatataatagagatatttgcctttatcaaaaactttaaccaaaaattctaagttaaaaagggacgtaattctaacaaaattcaaatcagagttatggggattgtttctacgcgtgtagacttaaatagtaaataagtattttaagtttcaagtcaatagctttgatcgtaacagagatatttgactttatcacaaactttaaccaataattctaagttaaaaaggggcataattctatcaaaattcaatcagagttatgcggatagtttctcctggtgaagcctttgatgataaataactatttcaagtgtcaagtcaatagcttcgatagtaacagagatatttgcctttatcaaaaactttaaccaaaaatgctaaattaaaaaggggcataattctgtaaaaattcaatcagagttatggggattgttcttccttgtgaagactttgatagtaaataagtattttaagtttcaagtcaatagctttgacagtaacagagatatttgactttatcaaaaattttaacccaacggagacgccgacgccgacgccggagcgcatgcaatagctctaccttttcttcgaaaagtcgagctaaaaacaggcacatccaaatttatatcacctaccgcatagtgatgatataataactcaaaccctattgccgttataaactctttttcatatcgcgcataatataattaaactatgttgagacggtccccttgaaaaatctatcgccttaggcgtccacagtccacgtagacttaatccgtaaatgtctatttaaCGCAAATTTAAATAGAATAAGGAAACAAGATAATTACTTCctgataatgtattattattataatattaccTAACGCTTTAGCCTCAAATAGTAGAATTTTGCAAGTACCATGACatatatagatgtatatatttttttgtttgttcaatgTTAAATTATCTTTCCACATGACGATTTGATGTCATGCAGATctatcttaaatattttatatatctgaTAAGGTATGATTTGCTTTTCGGACGAGAAATAAGTGACTTTATCATAGGACATGCATTGTTAACTACTGATACGGAAATACTCAAGTCTCGTTTTGTCAGCTCAGGTAAAGTTACAGGAAGCAATTTCCATTTTCACTCTTTAAGATTTTTACTGTGTGTATGAGTGTCAATATTTAGGGGCTTTATCTTCCATCGAACAAAGTCAGGTGACATGGTCACTTTCAAGTCCTAATGGTTGAACGTTAaccaaactagaaaatgcttttgtaaaaaagcgcatgtctcccccaatgcaaagtcctataggcaagaagtcaataggggtcaggagcgaaagtcgaagagacactgatggttggctgcaatagggatcacctacttggcatgtccagtcatcccgtcccgctaaatttcaacattcttggcctagtggttctcaagtcactgttcaggctcctgtgaccttgacctttgatcaagtgacctcaaaataaataggggtcatctactctgcatgtccaatcatcctattaagtttcaacattgtagggcaagtggttctcaagttatttccaaaaaatgattttacatgaacaggccactgtgaccctgccctttaatagactgaccccaaaatcagtaggggtcatctactctgcatgttcaatcatcctatgaagttccaacattctgggtcaagtggttctcaagttattgataggaactggttatcaatgttcaggcctctgtgaccttgacctttaacggagtgaccccagaaacaataggggtcatttactctgcatgaacaatcatcctatggagtttcaacattctgggtcgacaggttctcaagttattgattggaaatggttttccatgtttaggcccctatggccttgacctttaacagagcgaccctcaccctaaaatcgttaggggtcatctactctgcatgaccaatcatcctatgaagtttcaacattctgggtcaagtggttctcaagttactgaccggaaatgggtgtcaatgttcaggccctgtgaccttgaccgttcacagagtgaccccaaaatcgttaggggtcatctactctgcatgaccaatcatcctattaagtttcaatattctgggttaagaagttctcaagttactgactggaaatggttttcaatcttcaggcccctgtgaccttgacctttaacggagtgaccccaaaatcgataggggtcatctactttgcatgcacaatcatcctatgaagtttcaacattctgggtcaagtggttctctagttactgatcggaaatggttttccatgttcaggcccctgtgaccttgacctttgatggagtgatcccaaaatcaataggggtcatctactcttcatgaccaatcatcctatgaagtttcaacattctggatcaagtggttctctagttactgatcggaaatggttttccatgttcaggcccctgtgaccttgacctttgatggagtgaccccaaaaacaataggggtcgtctactccagcagccctacaaccctatgaagtttgaaggttctaggtcaaatggttctccagttattgctcggaaatgaagtgtgacgtacggacggacggacggacggacggacagggcaaaaacaatatgcctccgggggagacataattattaattCAGCATTTGTTGCTATGCCCACGCTGAGTGTCACTCAAATTTTTAAGTGATACTTTGCTCAGGTTTAATGTAATTTCTGTAATCGGATATTGACTTGAAAGTAGAAATAACTTACGAGATACTGACCCGTTTCAAAAGGATACTACATGTGTAAATTGTCATAATAATTCGCCTACCAATATGCCGGCTATATCAGATTGATATTGAAAGACGTACATTGTCTTTGCAAAAAGAAGACTGTTTTTTATACTTTAGAGACATGAATAAATGAATTAAACTAATACATTTACTTATATTCATTCCAAAAATCGATCTAAAACTGAATCATAGCACTGAAAAGGGAAAAGGGTCTGGTGAAATTTGATAAcactaaattttacttttaacagtTTCGTACGTTTTGTAGTTTATTAGTCCCAAATCATATTTATGCAAAATTATAGCTTTAATCAGTTTCGGAGTATTCATACCCGAAAGCCTTTCCTACGCTTAGAAGtattatactttaaaatagtCATATTTTGAAGTTAGCACAAAGTGAGACTAAATATTCTTCAAGCATCGAAACAAGTTTCACCttaatataatgaaaaacaatgtaCTTGGTTTTGACCAGGTCAGTATCTGTCTCAAGCAAAACGAATTACATGTACAAAAGGTGTAAATGCGAAGGCTGGCTCTACCAATTTGCTGCCTCTGTATGGAGTATAGTAAAAATAGAACTTAAACCCAGTAACTAAACTGATAGTCTACGTAACGTCATACGTAGACTAAGTACAAAATACAGTGTTATCTTATAACCACTGTTACGTTTTAATGTCTGTGaatcaattattttcatttgtgcGAACACCGGTAAAAGCGAAGTCTCATATCTAcaattatcattataataaaataaaattttaataaagttcacaattgtaaaacaatcaatttctagattttaCTTAATATGTTCCTATATTAGAAAATTTGAGGTTCCCTTCCTAAAATACTATAACCGATACCTGACAAGCGCATTATTGCTACATATCAATAGGAAAGCAAGTGTAATGAACTTCTTGCTCATTAGTTTCCATAAttggatattttttttccaattagttGCGGAATGTTGATTCGCTTGTTTATAAGTTAATATGATATATTTCCCATTTTTTCTAGATATATATAATTAATCTATAAGTTAACTGCGACAGTATTAAAGGTCTCAAATCACGTGTGTATTCAGCTTTTCCCTCCCGAgagatttaaatgaattatgTCTCCCGTCAAAAACTTTAATATGTCATGTAACGGAAGGAGACACAGACAAGACGGATGGCTTTTTTTCTGATATCTTGACAACACATTTTTTGAAATTGAATCCGTTATCACATTAATTTTATAGAAGCCTGCTTGATCATCCTATTTCGTAACAGGCTGGTTTGCAGACTTTAAAAATATACctaatgaaatgagccgcgccatgagaaaaccaacatagtgcgtttgcgaccagcatggatccagaccagcgtgcgcatccgcgcagtccggtatggatcaatgctgttcgctttcaaagcctattgcaattagagaaactgttagcgaactgcatggatcctgaccagactgcgcggatccatgctggtcgcaaacgcactatgttggttttctcatggtgcggctcaaatgatgaAAATTTCAATAGTACAAATCATTCTGAATTATTCAGAGAATGGTAACAGAATTGCTACGTAACGTTTTGAATATCTTAACTACCAAAAAAAAGCAGCATTTTCCTATGAATTGTTCTAAATTAGTACacgttttgaaacaaatattatgtACGAGAAATATCGGGTCCTGAAAAATAAAGAAACCATCTTTTAGAAAGAACGGGTGGAACTTTAATTATCCCCATTCTTGAGTTTAGCATTAAATGCGatcttataccgtgttcagactacgtttttaatcctacattaacttgggtttattttttaaacttgtttgcgtccacactatatgtggtgttaaacgtgaattatgtaaaggtcaagtggtttctgtaatgtagcattaaaaccacctcgggaggtggttttaatgctatattaaaaagtaatactacattattttacaagtgtgaacgcaaatgtgagttaaAACGGTTTTACAATCTATTTATTGCTTTCCCCCCAAAAGTCTGACATTTTGGCGGGAGAATACCACGTGTAAATAATGGATGCTATGGCTGTGGAGAGTAGCAGGAGTAATTGGAATGTTACAGAAACCAAGACATTAATTGCAATATGGGGTCATGAGGATATTCAAAACGGACTTGATGGCATGTATAGAAATGCTGAAGTATATGTGGAAGTGTCTAAGAAAATGCAAGAAATGGGCTTCAAAAGGAATGCACTACAAATCAGAAGCAAAATCAAGCAGctaaaaaatgattataaaaaagtaAAGGATAGTAATGCACAATCTGGCAatgcaagaaaaacaaacagataCTTTGAGGAGTTAGACAGGATACTTGGTCATCGTCCAGCAACAAGACCATCTTCTGTTTTATCAACTTCAACCACAGAAACGGACATTTCAGATCAAGGTAGGTTCTTTATCTATAAAAAAATCATGCATGCTGCActatatttgttacatttttaacGTTAATATTGTATTTGcaacatataaaagaaaatctttaataTTGCCAAATTTTCAGACATATTTTTATTGCATGTTGCTAACCTATATATCCTTAATTTAATTATGTTGGAGGAAAATAAAAGATCTAAAATAAGGTCATCAATACACATTCAATTGGCACATGTCCAATTTTAGCAGAGGTTGTCAAGCTATGGAATTTGATTACTTGTCAGTACCATGTTTACTCcaataaaaatgtgtattttttgtttatagaGAATGTGAATACTGATGAAGAGCAGGATAGTGACACCAATACGGATGGAGGAGATGGGACTGAGGCAAAGATTGTAGAGCCTTCTGATGGGCAAGCCAAACAAAAAGAGCCAGCTGCACCGGTTGTAGAACTTTCTGATGGGCAAGCCAAACAAAAAGAGCCAGCTGCCAAAAATACGGAAAAACGCAATGGTAGATCATATTAGTAAACATCTGCAATTCATTCAGAAATAATGTATTTAATTGCAAATTAGCCTTTATTTCTAAAACAGCTTTACTATTGTTTGTATATCGTTATTTATAAACAATGATTAGCcttacatgtaaaatacatattCTTGAAACCTTTTTTCTTCTTCAGGAAACTTCAAGCTgatcaagaagaaaaaaatttcAAGAGCAAAGGAAATCCAACAAACCAGAACATTCATTGAGGAAGCATTGCAGTcacaaaaaaatgatttcaaagcatTTATAGAACTTGAACAGGCACGCATGAAGCAAGAAAAGGAGGTAGAAATCGAGCGAATGAGAATGGACAACCAACAGCAACAAACGATGATGCAAATGATTATGGCTTTGAGATCACAACCAATTCAACAGACAAGTCAACAATTCTTATACTCGCAACAACAAGCTGCTGGAAATGTGTCAACATGTCAGCAATCCCCAGCTTCGTACTCGCAACAACAAGCTGCTGGTAATGTGTCTGCAAGTCAGCAATCCCCATCTTCATACTTGCAACAACAAGCTGCTGGAAATGTGTCAACAAGTCAGCAATCCCCATCTTCATACTTGCAACAACAAGCTGTTGGAAATGTGTCAACAAGTCAGCAATCCCCATCTTCATACTCACATATGCTTGCTTCTGAGGATGTTCCATTTATAGGTCAAGCTTACAGGAACATGTACCAGGATGAATATTATGATAGCCAGTGAACTGATTTTTGTCATATCAATTCTATAATGTTTGAGTTGGTAAAGGTATTTTGACTGAAGGAGATCATATAACAAGCTATAGTTTATATTTCTATGAGAACATTAATAAACAGAGAGCAAACTTTAATAATGACTAATCCAGTATTATAACAAACATTTGTATGACGAATATCATCCATTTTGAACATAATGACTTTGCAAGGGAGAAATTTTTCTGTCTGAAATATAGCAGTTTACGTTGATAATATACACCTGCATGTTtaccatgttttgtttttcagttcattatttcatttaaaatgtatacatgtatgccaTGTGTACTGATATTCAACATAGCAAATTTGACACTAATATGCTGAATATCAGGTATAATATGCGTGATCGAGatcatattttttacttttgtaatcaCTTTTGTAATCGAGTATATCCAAGATGTACACAATTATTAAAAGGTATACACATTACAGATATAGTTAGTTTGATCACTCTCAGTGTGTTGAAACCCACTGAACCAGTGCATTGCGAATGTCTGTAGAATGGTGTGGATTGTTGATTGGCAATGGTTGACAATTTGGTACTTGGTCATCTGGCTGAATCCAGTCATTATTGAATGCATCTCCACTCCGTTCACAAATATTGTGCAAAGTGCAGCAAGCAGCCACCTCAGTTATTACATTATCAAGTTCTGCATCGTTTCTTTTCATCAAGCTCCGCCATCTCCCTTTAAGTCTGCCGAACGCATTTTCTACAACAACTCTGGCCCcacttaaagttatattaaattttcGTTGGTCATCTGTTAACTGATCTGTATTTGCAAATGCCTTCATGAGAACAGGAAGAATTGGATAAGCAGGGTCACCTATGATGTAGTAAGGCACCTGAGTACCATTGATATTTTCCATTCTGTTATCAAATGCAGTTGCAGTACTCAGTTTTCTAGCTATTGGTGAGTTTGCAAACACTCGTGCATCATGTACACTCCCCGGCCAGCCAACATAGATATCCATGAACTGATAAGCATGATCAACTACAGCTTGTAGAATGATTGAATGGAATCCTTTTCTGTTGAAATAGTCAGCATGATTTTCAATGGGCGCTATAATTGGAATATGAGTTCCATCTATAGCTCCTATACACTGCGGCATACCCATGTCAAAAAATCCATTAACATTGTCATTGAATGCTTCTCCTGCTGGAATTTTTATAAAGTGTGGCATAAGATATTGCACTATGGCTTGACATGTTTTTTGTACAATAGTACAAGCTGTTGATCGCCCTATTCCAAACAAATGTGAGAGTGTTCGGTATTCAATGTTAGTTGCCAGTCTCCAGATTGTAATTGCAACACGCCTTTCAACATCTATGCTTCTTCTTAAGTGAGTATTCCGACAGTTAATGTATGGTGAAAGAATATGGCAAATGTGCACAAAGGTATCCCTGGACATAcgtaaattattataataatccTGATTAGTCCAACCACGTGTTCTAAACCACCACTCTTGCGACCTTTCTCGTGACCAAATATTCCTCTCTACCAGTGCATTTGACATCAACAGAATATTAACACTTAAACATAATAATGTTCTAATGCGCATCTGATGTCTTAAAAAGTTTAAGTATCTGTGTCTCCTTTTTATTTCTGCACACCTTCTTCTTTGTAACCTTCTTCTATCCATGTTTACTTCCCACAATGCATCAATGcttataaatattcatgacatttgcatgtacatttttaaaccacatttctCTGCATAGTGTGGAcacaaactagattatattttgatgggtttttaaatgtcaaataccaattatagccaattagtgcctgataaaaataaaacggatttgctagtgtgaacacggtattatagAAATAACAAGATACATGTAACTGAATAATTTTTATGATTCTTTTTCATAATTCAAAAGCGTCTTTTGAAAATTTGAGTTGTACAGAGGTTTGAAGAGGATGAGTGCTATCTTCTTTTAGACATTTTGATTTTAACGTCACACTAACGCAATTAGCGATtagaggtcatatggcgactttcctttGTTTTGATCATGACGGCTGATCTCCGGGTAATGACACCTTGGTAAAATCACCGACCTTCTTTAACCTACCTAGATGGCTATCTGAAATGAAAGTATCCTACACCATCCCATTTAAGGTGTCGAGTCCACTGCGGTGAGCGGCAAGTGACTGAAAGTCATTGACTTTAAACACTCGGTCATTGAGACCTCTTAGCTGCCATTCTAATACGATCAAAAGTGATTTTCAAGCCCTCCATAAAATGGCACAATGTTATCAACGTTTTATTGACAACAGGCAACAGTAGTCCAGTAGATAATAACTAAACTTTGATGATAAGACACATACGTAATTGACTATTCTGGACCGTCAAAAGAAAGACTGCTTCAAATAATTAGTGTGAAAAGATAGACAGACGTATAAAATGAAAGAGATAAGATTGGGAGTATCGACTTTTCTAGAATCTCAACAATAAATAAGTTCACATCACGTATATAGCTGTTTGATGTAGCAATTTGCTCTGAAATCGATGTGCAATATTAGGATAGAGCATTATCTCGTCCAGTATTTTACTGATGCGTTTCAAACTAACAGATCAGTTTTTTTGTTTGACAGGTTAGGTAATTAAATCAATCTAGATTCCGCCTTTGAGACAGAAGATACGGGTGCCATTTAAAGAGGCGCAGTCGTGAGCTTCAAAAGATTCTGATTTTAATTATCGTTTCAATCGCTGTGGTAGGACATCTTGTCCAGGACATGCTGTCTATCTCGCCAAATTAAAGGTTTCAATGCTAACATTTTTCCACTGCCTAGACGGAAGCAAAGTGAGTCATGCATCTTATCACAGAAGGCCAAACAAAGTAGTTAGTCATGCTATGTGCCTAATTAGATAGATTGTGTTACAACAATTAATAGATTATTTGAtctgatttgggttttacagcacaCCAAATCGGAGTAAAATTATGATGGGTGAAATTGAAACtctatacctgctggaatcacaatggtacagcaaaaccaagtgctTAGACTATATTATTAGCCTCTTACAATCATGCTAGGGTAAGGTAGTGGTTACAATccttttttacacatttttattttcgttACAACTCTTCAATTAGGAgtctgttacaagaaaatgtcatGTAAAATGATGCACATGTCTTAGCATAAACAACATCAGTATGATGGGCCTGTTTATCGGTAAAATTATGGTTTCATTCCTTCAATCGAAACATTCTTGATACTTGTTTGACAATCGAGGAAGCAACACGTATGGCTGCAtggatagaaataactttgttgcttttaagagaaaataacattaacaaaTCATAAGGTTTCGTGCATTTTAAGAGGAAATGCATATTTTGAATTCAGACGCTATTACATGCAGAGGCGGTCCGAACTAAGACTTACGTTTTagcaaaataaaagataattgcCCAACAGGAAATAAGCCACACTCAAAAAGCACATATTACACAGAGGTTGCTGACAGGAGAAAAACTAACTAATCagatataatattatgataaCTTTACGCAATACCCCAAATATGCCAAGATCAATTCAT comes from the Mercenaria mercenaria strain notata chromosome 9, MADL_Memer_1, whole genome shotgun sequence genome and includes:
- the LOC123534792 gene encoding uncharacterized protein LOC123534792 produces the protein MDAMAVESSRSNWNVTETKTLIAIWGHEDIQNGLDGMYRNAEVYVEVSKKMQEMGFKRNALQIRSKIKQLKNDYKKVKDSNAQSGNARKTNRYFEELDRILGHRPATRPSSVLSTSTTETDISDQENVNTDEEQDSDTNTDGGDGTEAKIVEPSDGQAKQKEPAAPVVELSDGQAKQKEPAAKNTEKRNGNFKLIKKKKISRAKEIQQTRTFIEEALQSQKNDFKAFIELEQARMKQEKEVEIERMRMDNQQQQTMMQMIMALRSQPIQQTSQQFLYSQQQAAGNVSTCQQSPASYSQQQAAGNVSASQQSPSSYLQQQAAGNVSTSQQSPSSYLQQQAVGNVSTSQQSPSSYSHMLASEDVPFIGQAYRNMYQDEYYDSQ
- the LOC123539178 gene encoding uncharacterized protein LOC123539178, whose amino-acid sequence is MDRRRLQRRRCAEIKRRHRYLNFLRHQMRIRTLLCLSVNILLMSNALVERNIWSRERSQEWWFRTRGWTNQDYYNNLRMSRDTFVHICHILSPYINCRNTHLRRSIDVERRVAITIWRLATNIEYRTLSHLFGIGRSTACTIVQKTCQAIVQYLMPHFIKIPAGEAFNDNVNGFFDMGMPQCIGAIDGTHIPIIAPIENHADYFNRKGFHSIILQAVVDHAYQFMDIYVGWPGSVHDARVFANSPIARKLSTATAFDNRMENINGTQVPYYIIGDPAYPILPVLMKAFANTDQLTDDQRKFNITLSGARVVVENAFGRLKGRWRSLMKRNDAELDNVITEVAACCTLHNICERSGDAFNNDWIQPDDQVPNCQPLPINNPHHSTDIRNALVQWVSTH